The following proteins come from a genomic window of Crassostrea angulata isolate pt1a10 chromosome 1, ASM2561291v2, whole genome shotgun sequence:
- the LOC128175855 gene encoding uncharacterized protein LOC128175855 — protein MFLYVMWFGVLFRFTSGFEIKLQDDQEWSQANHTCTVELAGGLLSTVDAIMDPSLKNITTPKDQYYWSNKTTTFTDFIQYEGCFNSSLLEPMKMVLPSLHPVAACFDYCDNTSRIGLTISNMMEVYCLCLEEGAIAHTRDNISSCNVPCPNDIMMNTCGSKDSMSVYYRDRFDAPNPKDMVQCVAIKTSGESTSLLYDDCRSTNDGYICDICDDDQCSKEVYSEGVKLTWDEAQQACQKRGGYLGNFGSAKNKTVWTGYKRWFLDDSYAIFPTLCLACRFKVGVADCIYTNCTRELPSLCVTDSENIPVRSWFDAEQNCELSNSRLLNGSELYERKLEEDIYISHYYWTYGFAEFTSCVRSIGCYDISNSSGMSSAYGAQRSILGCLEFCKGSKYFGVTKENVTQDKCICIENITDLTLSNASECMTSCADDSNDTCGAEGRMILHEIDMNNIAVSSFETGMECVYLHKQLDFMLMNSADCLHKASGYICEICDNDRENCTQIAYQGMYNWYEASMECRDKGGNLGDSSFNNFSSLSDGAYWYGWRRWLLKQNPTGVAPRPDKDACESCRISNGQLHCTYMLCSEMLQGICTEGTAQTTIAGTTTTRTLEDLSSVTYNTGSDIRTTIKVSTEEPQPEPGNTKPQLEQDDMTANIIAVVIAVAIIGAVVAMLVVTKLRKSEKVTSDVTDLIDTKNGPIKFSTLRDSTSRPPSFNHSPLERQRSFSNPSFMDHDIDILAQNLEQEPQQDTEQLQKEN, from the exons atgttTCTCTATGTAATGTGGTTTGgagttttatttagattta CCTCAggatttgaaataaaactacAGGACGATCAGGAGTGGTCCCAGGCCAACCACACCTGTACAGTGGAGCTGGCCGGGGGTCTGCTATCTACCGTCGATGCTATCATGGACCCCTCCTTGAAGAACATCACAACGCCAAAGGATCAATATTACTGGTCCAATAAAACGACTACATTTACAGATTTTATCCAGTATGAAG GTTGTTTTAACTCATCCCTCCTAGAACCAATGAAAATGGTGTTGCCGTCGCTGCACCCAGTGGCAGCCTGTTTTGATTACTGTGACAATACGTCCCGGATTGGCCTGACG ATATCAAACATGATGGAGGTTTACTGTCTGTGTCTGGAGGAGGGCGCGATCGCCCATACACGTGACAACATCAGCAGCTGTAACGTCCCTTGTCCAAATGACATAATGATGAACACGTGTGGCAGTAAGGACTCCATGTCAGTGT ATTACAGGGATCGATTTGATGCACCGAATCCGAAGGATATGGTACAATGTGTTGCCATTAAGACCAGTGGGGAGAGTACCTCACTCCTGTATGATGACTGTAGAAGCACAAACGATGGGTACATCTGTGATATAT GTGACGATGACCAGTGTTCTAAAGAGGTTTACTCGGAAGGTGTGAAACTGACATGGGATGAGGCTCAACAGGCTTGTCAGAAAAGAGGAGGGTACCTGGGCAATTTCGGTTCAGCAAAAAATAAAACCGTTTGGACTGGTTATAAGAGATGGTTTTTAGACGATAGCT ATGCCATCTTCCCGACGTTATGTTTGGCATGTAGGTTTAAAGTGGGCGTGGCAGATTGTATATATACCAATTGTACCAGAGAACTACCCTCACTGTGTGTGACCG ATTCTGAGAATATACCAGTCCGCAGTTGGTTCGATGCTGAACAAAATTGTGAACTCTCCAATTCTCGACTTCTAAATGGCAGTGAGCTATACGAACGCAAATTGGAGGAAGACATTTACATATCCCACTATTACTGGACATACGGTTTTGCGGAATTCACTTCTTGTGTCAGGTCCATAG GTTGTTATGACATTTCCAACAGTTCTGGTATGTCATCAGCATACGGCGCTCAAAGATCTATCCTTGGATGTTTGGAGTTCTGTAAAGGCTCAAAGTATTTTGGAGTCACT AAAGAAAATGTGACCCAAGACAAATGCATCTGTATAGAAAATATTACCGATTTAACGTTATCAAACGCCAGTGAGTGTATGACGTCATGCGCAGACGACAGCAATGACACGTGTGGAGCAGAAGGCAGAATGATTTTGCATGAAATTG ATATGAACAATATAGCCGTAAGCAGTTTTGAAACGGGAATGGAGTGTGTTTATCTTCATAAACAATTGGATTTCATGCTCATGAATTCTGCAGACTGCCTCCATAAAGCTAGCGGATATATCTGTGAAATTT GCGACAATGATAGGGAAAACTGCACACAGATTGCTTACCAAGGGATGTACAACTGGTACGAGGCTTCAATGGAGTGTCGGGATAAGGGCGGGAATCTGGGAGACAGCTCATTCAATAATTTTAGCTCTCTGTCAGACGGTGCCTATTGGTATGGATGGAGACGATGGTTATTAAAACAAAACCCCACAG GAGTGGCTCCTCGGCCGGATAAAGATGCTTGTGAGAGCTGTAGAATCAGCAATGGTCAGTTACACTGTACCTACATGCTCTGTTCAGAAATGCTGCAAGGAATTTGTACAGAGG GCACTGCCCAGACGACGATTGCTGGAACAACAACAACAAGGACTCTAGAGGACCTGTCAAGCGTGACATACAACACTGGGTCCGACATAAGGACCACGATCAAAG tttcaacAGAGGAACCACAACCAGAGCCCGGCAATACCAAGCCCCAGCTAGAGCAGGACGACATGACCGCCAATATCATCGCTGTCGTCATCGCGGTGGCGATCATTGGCGCCGTGGTGGCCATGTTGGTGGTAACCAAGCT GCGAAAAAGTGAGAAAGTTACATCCGATGTAACGGACTTGATAGACACTAAGAACGGACCAATCAAATTCAGCACACTCAGGGACAGCACCAGTCGCCCGCCATCTTTTAATCACTCTCCGTTAGAGAGACAGAGAAGTTTCTCCAACCCCAGCTTTATGGACCACGACATTGACATCTTGGCGCAGAATCTGGAACAAGAGCCTCAACAGGATACCGAGCAGCTACAAAAAGAGAATTAG